A DNA window from uncultured Methanoregula sp. contains the following coding sequences:
- a CDS encoding KEOPS complex subunit Pcc1: protein MPRHEAVFRFTTPIAEQILRSLEPELADEVNPRSRISCRLDGGDTLVLTVDADDTPSLRAALNMYLRLVNVADEMQQLGSGAGPAENSPPRE from the coding sequence ATGCCGCGCCATGAAGCTGTCTTCCGGTTCACAACGCCGATTGCAGAGCAAATTCTCCGGTCGCTTGAGCCCGAGCTTGCCGATGAGGTGAATCCCCGGTCCCGGATCTCCTGCCGGCTGGATGGCGGTGACACGCTTGTCCTCACTGTGGATGCTGATGACACTCCCTCACTCCGGGCAGCCCTCAATATGTACCTGCGACTCGTGAATGTTGCCGACGAGATGCAGCAGCTGGGATCCGGCGCAGGGCCTGCGGAGAATTCCCCCCCGCGGGAATAA
- a CDS encoding prefoldin subunit beta — protein MNNISPKMQNQLAMLQQIQQQLQTILQQKAQYEMAVREAKRAEEEISESAEDAVMYMTVGTVMLQKKKEVVKAKLTEKVETLELRIKSLEKQEKMLQGKFEQMQAQLKAAIEGKGAPSAA, from the coding sequence ATGAACAACATTTCACCCAAGATGCAGAACCAGCTTGCCATGCTCCAGCAGATCCAGCAGCAGCTCCAGACCATCCTCCAGCAGAAGGCCCAGTACGAGATGGCTGTCCGCGAAGCCAAGAGGGCAGAAGAAGAGATCAGCGAATCTGCCGAGGATGCAGTCATGTACATGACTGTCGGAACGGTCATGCTGCAGAAGAAAAAAGAGGTTGTGAAAGCGAAGCTGACCGAGAAGGTCGAGACTCTCGAACTCCGGATCAAGTCCCTTGAGAAGCAGGAGAAGATGCTCCAGGGCAAGTTCGAGCAGATGCAGGCCCAGCTCAAGGCTGCAATCGAGGGCAAGGGCGCCCCGTCTGCAGCATAA
- a CDS encoding HD domain-containing protein translates to MDALADFLTTDPAHRLLVIKTAADHASRAHKGQLRKDRRTPYITHPARVAGLVGTFNGSHVAIIAAWLHDVYEDCSPDWILRTDKLVDSLPLPVGERQDIAAIVRALTKKNTIRGKSARLSDSLERILDAPPEATLVKLCDRIDNLLDSADRNGGFTKRYLASTDELISTLSVRASLYGYDTALDILMQIRNSNLKKL, encoded by the coding sequence ATGGATGCACTGGCAGATTTCCTGACGACCGATCCTGCCCACCGGCTCCTGGTCATCAAGACTGCCGCCGATCATGCTTCCCGCGCCCACAAGGGGCAGCTGCGCAAAGACCGGAGGACCCCGTATATCACCCACCCGGCCCGGGTGGCAGGGCTTGTCGGGACGTTCAACGGGTCGCACGTGGCCATCATCGCTGCCTGGCTCCACGATGTGTACGAGGACTGTTCGCCGGACTGGATCCTGAGAACCGATAAACTTGTTGATTCCCTCCCTCTCCCGGTTGGGGAACGGCAGGATATCGCTGCAATCGTCCGTGCACTGACAAAGAAGAATACGATTCGCGGGAAATCAGCACGGCTCTCCGACAGCCTTGAACGGATTCTCGACGCGCCTCCCGAGGCGACGCTCGTCAAGCTCTGCGACCGGATTGACAATCTTCTCGATTCTGCAGACCGAAACGGCGGTTTTACAAAACGTTACCTGGCTTCAACGGACGAACTGATTAGTACCCTTTCCGTGCGGGCTTCTCTCTACGGGTACGATACCGCTCTGGATATTCTCATGCAGATCCGGAACTCGAACCTGAAGAAACTGTGA
- a CDS encoding Rpp14/Pop5 family protein — translation MSVRPPTLRENRRYILARVVPAGTPIDQKDLYYAISDAVTSLWGDGMAALITPAVVAAEGDFVFIRCRRGTERELTIALSTVTVCRETRLALRTLAVSGTMESLRDRIRRMPQPASAPATPSPEQPAPESAGEIQNSSIPPAPPATGIVEEFPIGGVTYAVSHCDGQKIDVIEKGFKNTNRLFLTRQDLETL, via the coding sequence ATGAGTGTCCGGCCCCCCACCCTGCGGGAGAACCGCAGGTATATCCTCGCCCGGGTGGTTCCTGCCGGAACTCCCATCGACCAGAAGGATCTCTACTATGCGATCTCCGATGCCGTGACCTCTCTCTGGGGCGACGGCATGGCCGCTCTTATCACGCCTGCGGTTGTTGCTGCTGAAGGTGACTTTGTCTTTATCCGGTGCCGGCGCGGGACCGAGCGGGAGCTCACCATTGCCCTCTCGACCGTTACGGTCTGCCGCGAGACCCGGCTCGCCCTCCGCACCCTTGCGGTATCGGGCACCATGGAGAGTCTGCGGGACCGGATCCGGCGGATGCCGCAACCGGCATCTGCACCGGCCACCCCCTCTCCGGAACAGCCGGCACCCGAATCAGCGGGCGAGATTCAGAATTCGTCCATTCCGCCGGCTCCCCCGGCAACTGGGATTGTTGAGGAATTTCCGATAGGGGGAGTCACGTATGCCGTTTCCCATTGTGACGGTCAGAAGATTGATGTAATTGAAAAGGGATTTAAAAATACAAACCGATTGTTCTTAACAAGACAGGATCTGGAGACGTTATAA
- a CDS encoding 50S ribosomal protein L37ae gives MAKSSTHKAKGKVTGSAGRFGCRYGRFVRKRVCDIEKISGALHRCPKCDMESVARKGTGIWECRKCGYKFAGGTYQPVTPTMKIAQRAIDRTTEQIRK, from the coding sequence ATGGCAAAATCATCAACTCATAAGGCAAAGGGAAAAGTCACCGGTAGTGCAGGACGTTTCGGCTGCCGGTACGGACGTTTTGTGCGCAAGCGAGTGTGTGATATCGAGAAGATCTCCGGGGCGCTCCACCGCTGCCCCAAGTGCGACATGGAATCGGTTGCACGCAAGGGAACCGGTATCTGGGAATGCCGCAAGTGCGGATACAAGTTCGCCGGCGGCACGTACCAGCCGGTTACGCCGACGATGAAGATCGCGCAGCGCGCGATTGACCGCACGACTGAGCAGATCAGGAAATAA
- a CDS encoding RNase P subunit p30 family protein produces MNITDAAVFVHPNGDSSVRRMALEAKALGFDSLVAMDAPSCEYEGITVYAGRCIRDRAMRDVIARVKQARATDAVISVQAGDNGFNRAALGLKGVHILRGIQTADKHGFDHVAAKIAADNRVAIDLDFSVLIAARGIARQRAIHRYLDILVLEQRFEFPLTISSHARSILDMRSVREITGLCSLLGMDADDAARALGGIGILETPPPAPVRVIG; encoded by the coding sequence ATGAATATCACCGATGCCGCAGTTTTTGTGCACCCGAACGGTGACTCGTCAGTCCGCAGGATGGCGCTTGAAGCAAAGGCTCTGGGCTTTGACAGCCTCGTGGCCATGGATGCACCCTCGTGCGAGTACGAGGGTATTACGGTTTATGCCGGCCGCTGTATCCGCGACCGTGCAATGCGCGATGTGATTGCCCGGGTGAAACAGGCCCGAGCAACGGATGCTGTCATCTCCGTCCAGGCCGGCGACAACGGGTTCAACCGGGCTGCGCTCGGGTTAAAAGGCGTGCATATCCTCCGGGGCATCCAGACTGCCGACAAACACGGGTTCGATCACGTTGCAGCAAAGATTGCAGCCGATAACCGGGTTGCAATAGACCTTGATTTCTCCGTTCTCATTGCAGCCCGGGGTATTGCACGCCAGCGGGCCATCCACCGCTACCTGGACATCCTTGTTCTCGAACAGCGGTTCGAATTCCCGCTGACCATCTCGTCCCATGCCCGTTCCATCCTCGATATGCGATCTGTACGGGAGATTACAGGCCTTTGTTCCCTCCTTGGAATGGATGCGGATGATGCAGCCAGGGCACTCGGCGGTATTGGCATCCTTGAGACCCCTCCCCCGGCACCCGTGCGGGTGATCGGATGA
- a CDS encoding 50S ribosomal protein L15e, with translation MVKSMYAFVREAWKVPADSGVKELLWNRMQEWRREGSVVRIERPTRIDRARSLGYKAKQGIAVARVQVRRGGRRASRYVRARRSARMGKNRLTAGKSIQRIAEERASKKFPNMEVLNSYWVGQDGKLKYYEVILVDGHHPSIRADKNLAWMANPTHRGRAERGKTQAGLKGRGMLTRGKGTEKTRPSIRSHANQGK, from the coding sequence ATGGTAAAATCAATGTACGCCTTCGTCAGGGAGGCATGGAAAGTACCGGCAGACAGCGGGGTCAAGGAACTCCTCTGGAACCGTATGCAGGAATGGCGCCGCGAAGGCAGCGTTGTCCGGATCGAACGCCCCACCCGTATTGACCGCGCACGGTCGCTCGGGTACAAGGCCAAGCAGGGCATTGCCGTTGCACGTGTCCAGGTACGCCGCGGAGGCCGCCGGGCATCCCGGTACGTCCGCGCACGCCGTTCAGCCCGCATGGGCAAGAACCGCCTCACTGCAGGCAAGAGCATCCAGCGCATTGCCGAGGAGCGCGCGTCCAAGAAGTTCCCCAACATGGAAGTGCTCAACTCCTACTGGGTAGGACAGGACGGGAAGCTCAAATACTACGAGGTCATCCTCGTTGACGGTCACCACCCCTCGATCCGTGCAGACAAGAACCTTGCATGGATGGCAAACCCCACCCACCGCGGTCGTGCAGAGCGCGGTAAGACCCAGGCCGGTCTCAAGGGCCGAGGTATGCTGACCCGCGGAAAGGGTACCGAGAAGACCCGCCCGAGCATCCGCTCGCATGCAAACCAGGGCAAATAA
- a CDS encoding ribosome assembly factor SBDS gives MIPLDRSVVARLDSFGERFEILVDPNQAALVRQGQAVDIEDVVAALNVFGNASKATRASDEALMKVFHTTDFATVAKRIIEKGEIHLTAEQRKHMVEEKRRQVVTFIARNAINPQTGHPHPPTRIEMAMEEARVNIDPFKHVDEQVKEVVKALRPILPIRFEELRLAIKIPGDYAAKAYGDIAAASTMEKDEWLKDGSWVCVVRIPAGIQVEFYDLINKLTKGDGQVKILNQVY, from the coding sequence ATGATTCCGCTTGACAGGTCCGTTGTTGCGCGTCTGGACAGTTTCGGGGAGCGTTTCGAGATCCTCGTTGACCCGAACCAGGCCGCACTCGTCAGGCAGGGACAGGCAGTTGATATCGAGGACGTGGTTGCGGCCCTCAATGTCTTTGGCAATGCCTCGAAGGCTACCCGCGCTTCCGATGAAGCGCTGATGAAAGTCTTCCACACCACCGACTTTGCCACGGTAGCAAAGCGGATCATCGAGAAAGGCGAGATCCACCTCACGGCCGAACAGCGCAAGCACATGGTTGAAGAGAAACGGCGCCAGGTGGTAACGTTCATTGCAAGGAACGCGATCAATCCGCAGACCGGCCACCCCCATCCCCCGACCCGGATCGAGATGGCCATGGAAGAGGCCCGCGTGAACATCGATCCCTTCAAGCATGTCGATGAGCAGGTCAAGGAGGTTGTGAAAGCCCTCCGCCCGATCCTCCCGATCCGGTTCGAGGAACTCCGCCTCGCCATCAAGATCCCCGGTGATTATGCTGCAAAGGCCTATGGTGATATTGCAGCAGCCTCGACGATGGAGAAGGATGAATGGCTCAAGGACGGTTCATGGGTCTGCGTTGTGCGGATCCCTGCCGGCATCCAGGTGGAGTTCTATGACCTCATCAACAAGCTCACCAAAGGCGACGGGCAGGTCAAGATTCTCAATCAAGTATATTAG
- the psmA gene encoding archaeal proteasome endopeptidase complex subunit alpha, whose protein sequence is MQPQYQMGYDRAITVFSPDGRLYQVEYAREAVKRGTTAVGIKAKDGVVLIVDKRVSSKLLEASSIEKIFKIDEHIGVASSGLVGDARALVDRARVECQINRVSYDEPIEVEALSKKLCDHMQSLTQYGGIRPYGTALLIAGVSDGECRLFETDPSGTLLEYKATGIGIGRPAAMKVFEEEYNPEAVVKDVILLGLKALHSATEGKFDVDQVEIGVIGKESPVFRKMSREEVASFVEQFKP, encoded by the coding sequence ATGCAACCACAATATCAGATGGGATATGACCGGGCGATCACCGTTTTTTCACCCGACGGAAGGCTCTACCAGGTAGAGTACGCCCGTGAAGCAGTAAAGCGCGGAACAACCGCTGTTGGTATCAAGGCAAAGGACGGCGTTGTTCTCATTGTTGACAAACGCGTCAGCTCGAAGCTGCTCGAAGCCTCTTCGATCGAGAAGATCTTCAAGATCGATGAGCACATTGGGGTTGCTTCATCCGGTCTTGTCGGCGATGCCCGGGCACTCGTTGACCGGGCCCGGGTCGAGTGCCAGATCAACCGCGTCTCGTACGACGAGCCGATCGAAGTCGAGGCCCTCTCCAAGAAACTCTGCGACCACATGCAGTCGCTCACCCAGTACGGCGGCATCCGCCCGTACGGCACCGCTCTTCTCATTGCCGGTGTCAGCGATGGCGAATGCAGGCTCTTTGAGACCGATCCTTCGGGAACGCTTCTCGAATACAAGGCCACCGGCATCGGTATCGGCCGACCGGCTGCCATGAAAGTCTTTGAAGAGGAGTACAATCCCGAAGCCGTTGTCAAGGATGTCATCCTTCTCGGTCTCAAGGCCCTTCATTCGGCAACCGAAGGCAAGTTCGATGTGGACCAGGTCGAGATTGGTGTTATCGGCAAGGAGAGCCCGGTCTTCCGCAAGATGAGCCGGGAAGAAGTTGCCTCCTTTGTCGAGCAGTTCAAGCCGTGA
- a CDS encoding DNA-directed RNA polymerase subunit P, with translation MASTYKCARCKQKVEIDVNVRCPYCGHRILFKERGAAIKELKAR, from the coding sequence ATGGCAAGCACATACAAATGCGCACGGTGCAAACAGAAGGTTGAGATCGACGTTAATGTGCGGTGTCCCTACTGCGGCCACCGGATTCTCTTCAAAGAGCGCGGCGCGGCGATCAAGGAACTGAAAGCCCGCTAA
- a CDS encoding ATP-binding protein → MWLPDIRTLFLILLLVNLMLALLLFIFWKTQKTYNGFSVWMLSLLIVSGGYLLYISPRSILPFGILGNLMIVIAVMLRLDSVWRFYRDRPLPRLVYGILVPAALLLMWFRFADESLIVRGAIIGALIVPSFVATALIALRAPDPATRSLRYMFAASLLVTGLLWTTLVIRAAILPGDYSLDGPDPFNPVFFTVTILMDIVGTASFLMLNMARSQEDLRESELRYRNLADNLPDFVLIHDREFIRYANPAAALLAGPSRQTLAGQSIYTLLTPASAGALREALSAARGGGGAAPLREIDLLLPDGTIRHGIIATVPIEDKGISAFLSVITDITDRKAAEDALIRVNKKLTILSSITRHDIKNQITALSVYLELSRIATGDALPASEYVQKEMRIAGILEEQIDFTRIYEDMGTTAPTWQNIGDTIARGVAALPMRDVTVEVDRRDLEIYADPLFERVLYNLMDNALKYGGGSMTVIRVTSREVSGGLVVTCEDNGEGIAHEDKARLFNRGFGKNTGLGLFLSREILSITGITIAETGEPGKGARFEMVVPMGAYRFTGGA, encoded by the coding sequence ATGTGGTTGCCCGATATCAGGACCCTCTTTCTGATCCTCCTGCTCGTCAACCTCATGCTCGCACTCCTGCTCTTCATCTTCTGGAAGACACAGAAGACCTACAACGGGTTCAGCGTCTGGATGCTCTCCCTGCTGATCGTCTCTGGCGGATACCTGTTGTACATCAGTCCGAGATCCATTCTTCCTTTCGGAATTCTCGGGAATCTGATGATCGTGATCGCGGTCATGCTCCGGCTCGACAGCGTCTGGAGATTTTACCGGGATAGGCCGCTCCCAAGGCTCGTCTACGGCATCCTTGTACCGGCCGCACTCCTGCTCATGTGGTTCAGGTTCGCTGATGAATCGTTGATCGTGAGGGGGGCCATCATCGGGGCGCTCATCGTACCTTCATTCGTTGCTACCGCCCTGATTGCCCTGCGGGCACCGGATCCCGCAACCCGATCGCTCCGGTACATGTTCGCCGCGTCCCTCCTGGTGACGGGCCTCCTCTGGACCACCCTGGTCATCAGGGCTGCTATCCTTCCCGGGGACTACTCGCTGGACGGCCCGGATCCCTTCAACCCCGTATTCTTTACCGTAACCATCCTGATGGATATCGTAGGTACGGCCTCCTTCCTGATGCTCAACATGGCACGGTCGCAGGAAGACCTTCGGGAGAGCGAGCTGCGGTACCGGAACCTGGCGGACAACCTGCCGGACTTTGTCCTCATCCATGACCGGGAGTTCATCCGGTACGCGAACCCGGCAGCCGCCCTGCTTGCCGGGCCCTCCCGGCAGACTCTTGCCGGGCAGTCGATCTATACCCTCCTGACGCCGGCAAGTGCCGGTGCCCTGCGGGAGGCGCTCAGCGCAGCCCGGGGCGGAGGCGGTGCGGCCCCGTTGCGGGAGATCGATCTCCTGCTCCCGGACGGAACAATCCGGCACGGCATCATCGCGACAGTGCCCATCGAAGACAAGGGGATTTCGGCATTCCTGTCCGTGATCACCGACATTACCGACCGGAAAGCCGCTGAGGACGCGCTCATCCGGGTCAATAAAAAACTCACGATCCTCTCATCCATAACCCGGCACGACATCAAGAACCAGATCACAGCCCTCTCGGTATACCTTGAACTCTCACGGATAGCCACCGGGGATGCCCTCCCCGCATCGGAATATGTACAGAAAGAGATGCGGATTGCCGGGATTCTGGAGGAGCAGATCGATTTTACCCGGATATACGAGGATATGGGTACAACGGCGCCGACGTGGCAGAATATCGGGGACACGATCGCGCGGGGAGTTGCCGCGCTGCCCATGCGGGATGTAACGGTGGAAGTCGACCGGAGGGACCTGGAGATTTATGCCGATCCCCTTTTCGAGAGAGTCCTGTACAACCTCATGGACAATGCCCTGAAATATGGCGGGGGCTCCATGACAGTCATCCGCGTAACGTCCCGGGAGGTGAGTGGGGGGCTCGTTGTCACGTGCGAAGACAATGGGGAAGGTATCGCGCACGAGGACAAGGCCCGGTTATTCAATCGGGGCTTCGGGAAAAACACCGGCCTCGGCCTCTTCCTCTCCCGGGAGATCCTCTCGATCACCGGCATCACCATTGCCGAGACGGGCGAGCCGGGGAAAGGTGCCCGGTTCGAGATGGTTGTCCCGATGGGGGCCTACCGGTTCACGGGCGGGGCGTGA